The following are encoded in a window of Methylicorpusculum oleiharenae genomic DNA:
- the fusA gene encoding elongation factor G has translation MPHYTTKAIRTIALVGHGAAGKTSLAEALLFGAGAIKNKGMVEKGNTVCDFDSQEKSVGHSLQSAIVHFEYENALVHLLDTPGYPDFAGQAIAALEAVETVLVVVNAQTGIELMTERMLRWARERKLCTMIVINKIDADNLDLPGLVAEIRTRFNGLVLDLPAHGAKEVVEVLAHDSGVADFGSVADAHSELIERIVEEDMTLLEKYLEEGQEPESSEIHSPFESALRAGFAPIVFTSAKTGAGINELLHVIANLAPNPTEGNPPPFYKIQPDGSIETFQALPDADKHVLAHVFKVVSDPYMGKVGIFRMHQGTLKQDAQLFVGDGKRPFKAAHLYQLLGKDFQEVDTLIPGDIGAVVKVDEIMFDAVLHDSHDEDYIHLKPMRFPQSMTGLSVETRRKGDEQRLFDILDKLALEDPTFIVERRPATNETVIMGLGDAHLKAKLEKMASQYKLEIDTKPPVIPYRETISQSAEGHYRHKKQTGGAGQFGEVFLRVEPLERGEGIDFVDEVKGGTIPGVFMPAVEKGVRQALEAGVLAGFPVIDLRVTVYDGKTHAVDSKEIAFVTAGRNAVIEAIRAAKPLVLEPVVDIEIIAPETAMGDITGDLSAKRGHITGTDSHSPGRMLISGKVPLSELPDYQSRLNALTSGRGHYAIELSHYAPLPAPLQQQLTSGFKLKEEDQ, from the coding sequence ATGCCTCATTATACGACGAAAGCCATACGAACCATCGCTCTTGTTGGCCATGGGGCGGCAGGTAAAACCAGTTTGGCGGAAGCGCTGCTTTTTGGTGCCGGAGCCATCAAAAACAAAGGCATGGTTGAAAAAGGCAATACGGTTTGTGATTTTGATTCTCAGGAAAAATCTGTCGGCCATTCGTTGCAAAGTGCCATCGTTCATTTTGAATATGAAAACGCCCTCGTTCATTTGCTCGATACCCCGGGATATCCTGACTTTGCCGGACAAGCCATTGCGGCCCTTGAAGCCGTTGAAACGGTATTGGTAGTCGTCAATGCTCAAACCGGAATTGAACTCATGACCGAACGCATGCTGCGCTGGGCCAGGGAAAGGAAGCTTTGCACGATGATCGTGATCAACAAAATCGATGCCGATAACCTCGATTTGCCCGGCTTGGTGGCGGAAATTCGCACAAGATTTAACGGCTTGGTGTTAGATCTTCCCGCCCACGGCGCAAAAGAGGTTGTCGAAGTGCTGGCGCATGATTCAGGCGTGGCCGATTTTGGCTCGGTCGCTGACGCGCATAGTGAATTGATTGAGCGTATCGTCGAAGAAGACATGACGTTGCTGGAAAAATATCTTGAAGAAGGGCAAGAACCTGAATCCAGTGAAATTCATTCTCCTTTTGAAAGTGCGTTGCGTGCCGGTTTTGCGCCCATTGTATTCACTTCTGCGAAGACCGGAGCCGGGATTAACGAGTTGCTACATGTCATTGCCAATCTGGCCCCCAATCCCACAGAAGGCAATCCTCCGCCGTTCTATAAAATTCAGCCGGACGGTTCTATCGAAACCTTTCAGGCCCTGCCCGACGCAGACAAGCATGTGTTGGCTCATGTGTTCAAGGTTGTCAGCGACCCCTACATGGGCAAAGTTGGCATTTTCCGCATGCATCAAGGCACATTGAAGCAGGACGCGCAGCTTTTTGTCGGCGATGGTAAACGCCCTTTTAAAGCCGCACATCTTTATCAATTGCTAGGCAAGGATTTTCAAGAAGTGGACACTTTGATTCCTGGCGACATCGGCGCCGTGGTCAAAGTGGATGAAATCATGTTTGATGCGGTATTGCACGACTCTCACGACGAAGATTACATTCATCTCAAACCCATGCGTTTTCCACAATCAATGACCGGGTTGTCAGTGGAAACCCGGCGCAAAGGTGACGAACAGCGATTGTTCGACATACTTGATAAGTTAGCGTTAGAAGACCCAACGTTTATCGTGGAGCGCCGCCCTGCCACCAATGAGACGGTGATAATGGGCTTGGGAGATGCCCACCTCAAAGCCAAGCTGGAAAAAATGGCCAGCCAATACAAGCTGGAAATCGACACCAAGCCGCCTGTTATCCCTTATCGAGAGACAATCAGCCAATCTGCTGAAGGCCATTACCGTCACAAAAAGCAAACCGGCGGGGCAGGTCAATTCGGCGAAGTATTTCTGCGCGTTGAGCCATTGGAACGGGGTGAAGGCATTGACTTTGTGGATGAAGTTAAAGGCGGCACCATTCCCGGTGTATTTATGCCTGCTGTGGAAAAAGGTGTGCGTCAGGCATTAGAAGCGGGTGTGTTGGCCGGTTTTCCGGTGATAGACCTGCGGGTAACGGTTTATGACGGCAAAACGCATGCTGTGGACAGTAAAGAAATTGCTTTCGTCACCGCCGGGCGCAATGCTGTAATTGAGGCCATCCGGGCGGCGAAGCCGTTGGTGCTGGAGCCGGTGGTTGATATTGAGATTATTGCTCCGGAAACGGCCATGGGCGACATAACCGGTGATCTTTCGGCCAAACGCGGACATATAACCGGTACCGATTCTCATAGCCCAGGCAGAATGCTTATCAGCGGCAAAGTTCCGTTGAGTGAGCTGCCCGACTATCAATCCCGTTTGAACGCGCTGACCAGCGGCCGTGGTCATTATGCTATTGAATTGAGCCATTACGCGCCTTTGCCGGCGCCTCTCCAGCAGCAGTTGACCAGCGGGTTTAAGTTGAAGGAAGAAGACCAATAA
- a CDS encoding TIGR02450 family Trp-rich protein, whose protein sequence is MLPTPPRLNPKKLLLSKWTAASPRNKEKHFIVTELIEPEPPDIKIEFVELEAVYSGRSFILPWHELTDPRQWLQGWK, encoded by the coding sequence ATGCTACCTACTCCGCCACGGCTTAATCCCAAAAAACTGCTGCTCAGTAAATGGACTGCCGCAAGCCCTAGAAACAAAGAAAAACATTTTATTGTCACCGAACTGATTGAGCCTGAACCGCCGGACATTAAGATCGAATTTGTTGAACTGGAAGCGGTCTATTCAGGGCGAAGTTTTATCTTACCCTGGCATGAATTGACCGACCCACGCCAATGGTTGCAAGGCTGGAAATGA
- a CDS encoding SOUL family heme-binding protein, whose protein sequence is MKKLLSILTGVFLAGCSIVGIRSANEPVYQVLRDEGQIQVRQYQALVVAETEIGADYKTSSSEGFQRLAGYIFGKNKTQEKLAMTAPVTQEKASTTLDMTAPVIQQKSAGKWRMAFVLPQDYTLENAPIPLDPAVVVIEIPARKVAVLTYSGSLSEQGIIENATALTEWVSTQAYKTLSQPRSAAYDPPWTLPFMRRNEIHIDIE, encoded by the coding sequence ATGAAAAAACTACTCAGTATTTTAACCGGTGTTTTCCTTGCCGGATGCAGTATCGTTGGCATTCGCTCTGCAAATGAGCCCGTCTACCAGGTGCTAAGGGACGAAGGTCAGATTCAGGTTAGGCAGTATCAGGCTCTGGTCGTAGCAGAAACGGAGATTGGGGCTGATTATAAAACCAGTAGCAGCGAGGGTTTTCAGCGTCTGGCCGGTTACATTTTTGGAAAAAACAAAACCCAGGAGAAACTGGCCATGACGGCCCCGGTTACGCAGGAAAAAGCGTCAACAACACTTGACATGACTGCGCCGGTAATTCAACAAAAATCAGCCGGAAAATGGCGAATGGCATTTGTACTACCGCAGGACTATACCCTTGAAAACGCGCCCATTCCGCTTGATCCGGCGGTTGTTGTTATAGAAATTCCTGCCAGAAAAGTCGCAGTATTAACGTATTCAGGCAGTTTGTCCGAACAAGGCATCATTGAAAACGCCACGGCATTGACAGAATGGGTATCCACACAGGCTTACAAAACCCTCTCTCAACCCCGTTCTGCGGCATACGACCCGCCCTGGACCTTGCCATTTATGAGAAGAAATGAAATCCATATAGACATTGAGTAA
- the ppsA gene encoding phosphoenolpyruvate synthase — MPKSYKYLRWFEELNLSDIPLVGGKNASLGEMYRALGSEGVKVPNGFAVTAEAYRYMLNKAGAWQALHDVLDTLNPDDVNDLARRARQAREIVYAAPLPEDLEQEILNGLAELQSQYDEALTVAVRSSATAEDLPTASFAGQQDTYLNIAGGPALLDACKRCFASLFTDRAIHYRIDQGFDHFKVSLSIGVMKMVRSDLAASGVMFTLDTESGFKDVVFITGAYGLGENVVQGAVDPDEFYVHKPTFKQGYRCVLRRVLGAKKIKMVYSEGRTREAIRNIVTAAEERLRYCISDEEVLRLADYAIKIENHYSTEAGHHKPMDIEWAKDGMDGQLYIVQARPETVVSQRNAAVLENYRLDKPGQLLVTGHAVGSKIASGKVHVINHVNELPSFKPGEVLVADMTTPDWEPVMKTAAAIVTNRGGRTCHAAIISRELGVPAVIGCDNATTALARQTEVTVSCAEGDAGKVYSGLLKFTVDTTDLTRLEKPNTKIMLNLGNPELAFKINQLPNDGVGLARMEFIINEYIKAHPLALLHPERIQNSDERIRIDALTREYVKPEEFFIEKLSEGVGTLAAAFYPKPVVVRLSDFKTNEYATLLGGSWFEREEANPMIGFRGASRYTHPDYAEAFVLECRAMKRVREIMGLINVILMIPFCRTIHEAEKVLAFMAEQGLKRGEQDLKIYVMCEIPNNVILIDEFSRYFDGFSIGSNDLTQLTLGVDRDSEIVADVFDERDAGVKAIIRMAVEGAHRNGRHSGICGQAPSDFPEMAEYLVELGIDSISLNPDSVLKTTQHILAVEKRLEQEGRSSNSQLKDKKGES, encoded by the coding sequence ATGCCTAAGTCCTATAAATATTTACGTTGGTTCGAAGAATTAAACCTGTCAGACATTCCGTTAGTAGGCGGCAAGAATGCTTCGTTGGGAGAAATGTACAGAGCGCTGGGGTCAGAGGGCGTTAAAGTGCCAAACGGTTTTGCCGTTACCGCAGAGGCATACCGCTACATGCTCAATAAAGCAGGTGCATGGCAAGCGCTGCATGATGTGCTTGATACATTGAATCCTGATGATGTGAATGATCTGGCCCGCCGCGCTCGGCAAGCCCGCGAAATTGTTTATGCTGCGCCTTTACCTGAAGATCTGGAACAGGAAATTCTTAATGGCTTGGCGGAACTGCAGAGCCAGTATGACGAAGCATTGACAGTTGCGGTGCGCAGTTCGGCAACAGCAGAAGATTTGCCTACTGCCAGTTTTGCCGGCCAGCAGGATACTTATTTAAACATTGCCGGCGGTCCGGCTTTATTGGATGCCTGCAAGCGTTGTTTTGCGAGTCTGTTTACCGATAGAGCCATTCATTATCGAATCGACCAGGGGTTTGATCATTTCAAGGTTTCACTTTCTATTGGTGTCATGAAAATGGTGCGTTCTGATCTGGCGGCCAGTGGTGTGATGTTTACCCTGGATACCGAATCGGGTTTCAAGGATGTCGTGTTCATCACCGGTGCTTATGGATTGGGTGAAAATGTTGTGCAAGGTGCGGTCGATCCTGATGAATTTTATGTACACAAACCCACATTCAAACAGGGTTATCGCTGTGTGCTCAGGCGGGTTCTGGGTGCAAAGAAAATCAAGATGGTGTACAGCGAAGGTCGGACCCGGGAAGCGATACGCAATATTGTGACGGCTGCCGAGGAACGTTTGCGCTACTGCATTTCAGATGAGGAAGTTCTGAGACTCGCAGATTATGCGATCAAAATTGAAAACCACTACAGCACCGAAGCAGGCCATCACAAACCTATGGATATCGAGTGGGCCAAAGACGGGATGGACGGTCAGTTATATATTGTTCAGGCGCGCCCCGAAACCGTCGTTTCTCAGCGCAATGCTGCCGTGCTTGAAAACTACCGGCTTGATAAGCCAGGCCAATTACTCGTAACAGGGCATGCGGTCGGTAGCAAAATAGCATCGGGCAAGGTGCATGTTATTAATCATGTCAATGAATTGCCGTCATTCAAGCCCGGTGAAGTGCTGGTGGCCGATATGACCACACCGGATTGGGAGCCGGTCATGAAGACAGCTGCGGCTATTGTTACGAATCGGGGAGGGCGAACCTGTCATGCCGCGATAATTTCCAGAGAACTTGGCGTGCCCGCGGTCATCGGTTGCGATAATGCTACCACTGCATTGGCCAGGCAAACCGAGGTGACAGTGTCATGTGCAGAAGGCGATGCCGGTAAAGTCTATTCCGGTCTTTTAAAATTCACTGTCGATACCACCGATCTGACCCGGCTTGAAAAACCAAACACCAAAATCATGCTGAACCTGGGTAATCCTGAACTGGCTTTTAAGATCAACCAGTTACCTAACGATGGCGTGGGTCTGGCTAGAATGGAATTTATCATTAATGAATATATTAAAGCTCACCCCCTAGCGCTATTGCATCCGGAAAGGATTCAAAACAGCGATGAAAGAATCCGGATTGATGCATTGACACGAGAATACGTAAAACCTGAAGAGTTTTTTATTGAAAAGCTGTCTGAAGGGGTAGGCACCCTAGCCGCTGCGTTTTATCCAAAACCGGTGGTGGTGCGTTTATCGGATTTTAAAACCAATGAATATGCCACGCTTTTGGGCGGCTCTTGGTTTGAGCGCGAAGAAGCCAACCCCATGATTGGCTTTAGAGGCGCTTCCCGATACACTCATCCGGATTATGCCGAAGCCTTTGTGCTGGAATGCAGGGCAATGAAGCGGGTACGCGAAATCATGGGTTTGATCAATGTCATACTGATGATTCCATTTTGCCGCACAATTCATGAAGCTGAAAAGGTGCTGGCATTTATGGCTGAGCAAGGTTTGAAGCGAGGCGAGCAGGATTTAAAAATCTACGTCATGTGCGAGATTCCCAATAACGTCATTCTGATCGACGAATTTTCCCGCTATTTTGATGGTTTCTCGATAGGTTCAAATGATCTGACCCAATTAACCCTGGGTGTTGACAGAGATTCGGAAATTGTTGCCGATGTCTTTGACGAAAGGGATGCCGGTGTTAAAGCCATCATCCGTATGGCTGTGGAAGGGGCGCACCGCAATGGCAGACACTCGGGGATTTGCGGCCAGGCACCTTCGGATTTTCCCGAAATGGCTGAATATCTGGTTGAACTGGGTATCGACTCTATCAGCCTGAATCCCGACTCGGTGTTAAAAACGACCCAGCATATCTTAGCCGTAGAAAAAAGACTGGAACAGGAAGGACGTAGCAGCAATTCCCAGCTTAAGGATAAAAAAGGGGAGTCTTAA